One window of the Pelobates fuscus isolate aPelFus1 chromosome 12, aPelFus1.pri, whole genome shotgun sequence genome contains the following:
- the MYRF gene encoding myelin regulatory factor isoform X5 has product MTPENMCHITPPSRLEHPSHLQGPPPPHPVHQQHYPNMQRELYLKVESMMPQYPPLGPGMPPTDLHHAQQSQMLHQLLQQQHGTELPVHPTKKRKHSDSPTNTLRDQIPNGGMVKQEPGLMQDTDSLNGSYLDPNYQSIKWQPHQQNKWVTLYDSNYKELPMPTYKVDADKGFNFSVGDDSFVCQKKNHFQVTVYIGMIGEPKYVKTPEGIVPLECFFLKLNGVKLEAINQSISIEQSQSDRSKRPFHPVTLSLPPDQVTKVTVGRLHFSETTANNMRKKGKPNPDQRYFLLVVALQVQAQNQTYLVTAQCSERIIVRMSSPQASNPGQFESDNEVLWQRGQLPDTVFHHGRIGINTERPDEALVVHGNVKIMGSLMHPSDIRAKESIEEVDTTEQLKRISQMRLVHYHYKPEFASTVGLDNAEETGVIAQEVQEILPEAVKESGDVVCANGETIENFLVVNKERIFMENVGAVKELCKLTDNLETRIDELERWSRKLAKLRRLDSMKSTNSHSGSQFSRAGSVPMKQRPPKIIGKTTSAPAEQSCVSQRFLQATIIALVIIMAFSVISMTTLYVLNLRSEDELLDMEGALTPSGTCIPIFFQQIRLTLPFALCTRPSQNFDTTQLKGSTLLPSETTKRTGWLGDPDPSVTINLCINPPCAAVCCTHFYTSASPSVSSEIPASPTEILSATVNAPSATVRKAKSRYLDKNRNFLDSPPRPVSPPPPYTQGKTKHSPNSLPGKDYRGKRSIEKDTTYSPTVNSTQDNEYRPSLSSIRVLETGTVITNHSCTSPDTCRSSNYSFSLPLSKYSPLTGNMTLELNSSVPVSVNLCETSMGQDCPEAPELTYSRNQSCPQVSGNCVPAAPSSSHLWSLQLFPSQEFTFHLQLSPPGSSGCHDLSVHSSQITDYYFHFYRLCD; this is encoded by the exons ATGACCCCTGAAAACATGTGTCACATCACCCCACCTTCTCGTCTCGAACACCCATCTCACCTGCAGGGTCCACCTCCTCCACACCCAGTGCACCAGCAGCACTATCCCAACATGCAGCGTGAGCTGTACCTGAAGGTGGAGTCTATGATGCCCCAGTACCCACCCCTTGGGCCTGGAATGCCCCCTACAGACCTACACCATGCCCAGCAGTCTCAGATGCTTCATCAACTTCTCCAACAGCAGCATGGGACAGA ACTTCCAGTTCATCCTACAAAGAAGAGGAAACACTCAGACTCTCCAACCAACACCCTGAGGGACCAGATACCCAATGGAGGCATGGTGAAACAGGAGCcgg GTCTAATGCAGGACACTGACAGTCTGAATGGCTCATACCTAGATCCCAATTACCAGTCTATAAAATGGCAACCGCACCAGCAGAACAAGTGGGTCACCCTGTACGACAGCAACTACAAGGAACT CCCAATGCCCACATACAAAGTGGATGCAGACAAAGGGTTCAACTTCTCTGTGGGAGATGATTCCTTCGTTTGCCAAAAGAAAAACCACTTCCAAGTTACCGTGTACATTGGCATGATCGGGGAGCCCAAATATGTCAAAACCCCAGAGGGCATCGTACCCTTGGAGTGCTTCTTCTTGAAACTGAACGGTGTGAAG TTGGAAGCCATCAATCAGAGCATTAGTATCGAACAGTCACAGTCTGACCGCAGCAAACGGCCATTTCACCCCGTAAC GCTGTCTCTTCCCCCGGACCAAGTGACTAAAGTGACAGTTGGACGGCTACATTTCAGCGAGACCACTGCTAATAACATGAGAAAGAAAGGAAAACCCAACCCAGATCAAAG GTATTTCCTCCTGGTGGTAGCACTCCAAGTTCAGGCTCAGAATCAAACATACCTGGTGACAGCACAGTGCTCTGAGCGCATCATTGTCAGG ATGAGTTCCCCACAGGCTTCCAACCCAGGACAGTTTGAAAGTGACAATGAGGTCCTGTGGCAACGTGGACAGCTCCCAGACACGGTTTTTCATCATGGACGAATTGGCATCAACACAGAGCGACCAGATGAAGCACTTGTGGTACATGGAAACGTCAAGATTATGGGTTCACTTATGCACCCATCTGATATCCGAGCCAAAGAGAGCATTGAGGAG GTGGACACCACAGAGCAGTTGAAACGAATTTCTCAGATGCGGCTTGTTCATTATCATTACAAACCTGAGTTTGCTAGCACAGTAGGACTCGATAACGCTGAAGAAACAG GTGTGATTGCTCAGGAAGTTCAAGAAATACTTCCTGAGGCTGTCAAAGAGAGTGGAGATGTTGTGTGTGCAAATGGGGAAACCATTGAGAACTTCCTTGTAGTGAACAAG GAGCGTATCTTCATGGAGAATGTGGGTGCAGTGAAGGAGCTCTGTAAATTAACAGACAACCTAGAGACTCGGATCGACGAGCTGGAGAGATGGAGCCGTAAACTGGCCAAACTCCGGAGGCTAGACAGTATGAAGAGCACCAACAG TCACTCGGGCAGTCAGTTCAGCCGTGCAGGAAGTGTCCCTATGAAACAACGACCTCCTAAAATCATCGGCAAG ACTACCTCAGCCCCAGCTGAACAGAGCTGTGTCAGTCAACGTTTCCTGCAGGCCACCATCATCGCGCTGGTTATTATCATGGCTTTCAG TGTTATCTCCATGACCACACTGTATGTGTTGAACCTACGAAGTGAAGATGAACTTCTTGATATGGAGGG TGCTCTCACTCCGTCTGGAACCTGCATTCCGATTTTCTTCCAGCAGATCCGCCTTACACTGCCTTTTGCTCTGTGCACACG GCCAAGTCAGAACTTTGACACAACACAGCTGAAAGGCTCTACCCTTTTGCCATCAGAAACCACGAAACGCACAG GTTGGCTAGGAGATCCTGATCCTTCTGTTACCATAAACCTTTGCATAAATCCTCCTTGCGCGGCTGTTTGCTGCACGCATTTCTACACGTCTGCCTCTCCCAGCGTCTCTTCTGAGATCCCTGCATCTCCCACAGAAATCCTCTCCGCGACAG TCAATGCACCATCTGCGACTGTCAGGAAGGCAAAGTCACGCTACCTGGACAAAAACCGCAACTTCTTGGATAGTCCTCCTCGCCCGGTCAGTCCTCCGCCTCCCTATACACAAGGCAAAACAAAACACAGTCCCAACAGCCTGCCTGGCAAGGATTACCGTGGCAAGCGAAGTATTGAAAAGGACACAACCTACAGTCCCACTGTGAACAGCACACAGGACAATG AGTATCGTCCCTCGCTATCCTCCATCCGTGTTCTGGAGACAGGGACTGTAATCACTAATCACTCATGTACCTCCCCAGACACTTGCAG GTCAAGCAATTATTCCTTTTCGCTTCCTCTCAGCAAGTACAGCCCGCTTACTGGAAACATGACGCTGGAACTCAA CTCGTCCGTTCCTGTGTCCGTGAACTTGTGTGAAACATCCATGGGTCAGGACTGTCCAGAAGCTCCAGAACTTACATATTCCAGAAACCAGAGCTGCCCTCAG GTGTCTGGAAACTGTGTCCCAGCTGCTCCCTCCTCATCTCATTTGTGGTCTCTGCAACTCTTTCCTTCCCAGGAATTTACTTTTCACCTGCAGTTGTCTCCTCCG